A window of the Streptomyces sp. NBC_00250 genome harbors these coding sequences:
- a CDS encoding SDR family NAD(P)-dependent oxidoreductase has protein sequence MTVTEENQDYGPGIDPDRLAVCLGVLDELDKLDVDHPDAILVRRATAGIYRTVKQRRRQERRASKTANDKAVTEATATGSAQRIDDETEGILPSSVTEEGRIAGILQRPRSCYVCKTRFVEVDYFYHQLCQKCAAENRAKREARADLTGKRALLTGGRAKIGMYIALRLLRDGAHTTITTRFPKDAIRRFKAMDDSADWMHRLEVVGIDLRDPAQAVALADQMTEAGPLDILINNATQTVRRLPSAYAALVEGESAALPAGELPAHHVIGAFNSGAVGELVGSSELPVGVRDLEAQQVADLALVAGNATIAKHLDGTAIDAGGLVPDVVDSNTWVQSIEQISPVELLETQLCNYTAPFILISKLRPVMAEAAKKAASGRSYVVNVSAMEGVFSRGYKGAGHPNTNAAKAAMNMVTRTSGEEMFKTDGILMTSVDTGWITDERPHFDKLRLAEAGFHAPLDLVDGAARVYDPIVRGEDGVDLYGCFLKDYAQANW, from the coding sequence ATGACGGTGACCGAAGAAAACCAGGACTACGGGCCGGGTATCGACCCCGATCGCCTGGCCGTCTGCCTCGGCGTCCTCGACGAGCTCGACAAGCTGGACGTCGACCACCCGGACGCGATCCTCGTCCGGCGTGCCACGGCCGGGATCTACCGGACCGTGAAGCAGCGCCGCCGCCAGGAGCGCCGGGCGTCCAAGACCGCCAACGACAAGGCGGTCACGGAGGCCACGGCCACCGGCTCCGCGCAGCGCATCGACGACGAGACCGAGGGCATCCTGCCCTCCTCCGTCACCGAGGAAGGCCGGATCGCGGGGATACTCCAGCGTCCGCGTTCCTGCTACGTCTGCAAGACGCGGTTCGTCGAGGTCGACTACTTCTACCACCAGCTCTGCCAGAAGTGCGCGGCCGAGAACCGGGCCAAGCGCGAGGCCCGCGCCGACCTCACCGGCAAGCGCGCCCTGCTCACCGGCGGCCGGGCGAAGATCGGCATGTACATCGCGCTGCGACTGCTGCGCGACGGCGCCCACACCACCATCACCACCCGCTTCCCCAAGGACGCCATCCGCCGCTTCAAGGCGATGGACGACTCCGCGGACTGGATGCACCGGCTCGAGGTCGTCGGCATCGACCTGCGCGACCCGGCGCAGGCCGTGGCCCTCGCCGACCAGATGACCGAGGCCGGGCCGCTGGACATCCTCATCAACAACGCGACGCAGACCGTGCGCCGCCTGCCGTCCGCGTACGCCGCCCTGGTCGAGGGCGAGAGCGCCGCGCTTCCGGCAGGCGAGCTGCCCGCCCACCACGTGATCGGCGCCTTCAACTCCGGCGCGGTCGGGGAGCTCGTCGGATCCTCCGAGCTTCCCGTCGGCGTGCGCGACCTGGAGGCCCAGCAGGTCGCCGACCTCGCGCTCGTCGCCGGCAACGCCACCATCGCCAAGCACCTCGACGGCACCGCCATCGACGCGGGCGGCCTGGTGCCGGACGTCGTCGACTCCAACACCTGGGTGCAGAGCATCGAGCAGATCTCCCCGGTGGAGCTTCTCGAGACCCAGCTGTGCAACTACACGGCGCCGTTCATCCTCATCAGCAAGCTGCGTCCGGTGATGGCCGAGGCGGCGAAGAAGGCGGCCAGCGGCCGCTCCTACGTCGTGAACGTCTCCGCGATGGAAGGCGTCTTCAGCCGTGGCTACAAGGGCGCGGGGCACCCGAACACCAACGCGGCCAAGGCGGCGATGAACATGGTGACCCGGACCAGCGGCGAGGAGATGTTCAAGACCGACGGCATCCTCATGACCTCGGTCGACACCGGCTGGATCACCGACGAGCGTCCGCACTTCGACAAGCTGCGCCTCGCCGAGGCCGGCTTCCACGCCCCGCTCGACCTGGTCGACGGCGCGGCCCGGGTCTACGACCCGATCGTGCGCGGCGAGGACGGCGTGGACCTCTACGGCTGCTTCCTGAAGGACTACGCCCAGGCCAACTGGTAG
- a CDS encoding (2Fe-2S)-binding protein has protein sequence MDLVESGSVGGFFALRTTAPETGGAHRPLARLYAGDDGPLHARVDRVAARLGAPERRVGASVAHLGLAARLWSTAIGPAALHGRFPALDPAELYWDGALTSPDDLWWAGSETRLATVDEIRAAVQEAHLVPLHAALRRDGNISPRLLWGNAGSALAGALRELTRWARAHGRPEVAERAAALVSGLLDHPDLAGTVRGPRLRRASCCLYYRCPGAGLCGDCVFDHAPRTGLEARPPAP, from the coding sequence GTGGATCTCGTGGAGAGCGGATCGGTGGGCGGGTTCTTCGCCCTGCGCACCACCGCGCCGGAGACCGGCGGGGCACACCGTCCGCTCGCCCGCCTGTACGCGGGCGACGACGGCCCCCTCCACGCGCGCGTGGACCGGGTCGCCGCCCGGCTCGGCGCCCCCGAGCGGCGCGTCGGGGCCTCCGTCGCCCACCTCGGACTCGCGGCCCGGCTCTGGTCGACCGCGATCGGGCCCGCCGCCCTGCACGGCCGCTTCCCCGCCCTCGACCCCGCCGAGCTGTACTGGGACGGGGCACTCACCTCCCCCGACGACCTGTGGTGGGCCGGCTCCGAGACCCGACTCGCGACCGTCGACGAGATCCGCGCGGCCGTCCAGGAGGCCCACCTCGTGCCGCTCCACGCGGCCCTGCGCCGCGACGGGAACATCTCCCCGCGCCTGCTCTGGGGCAACGCGGGCTCCGCCCTCGCCGGCGCGCTGCGCGAGCTGACCCGCTGGGCGCGCGCCCACGGCCGCCCGGAGGTGGCCGAACGGGCCGCCGCCCTGGTCTCCGGACTCCTCGACCACCCCGACCTCGCCGGTACGGTCCGCGGCCCCCGGCTGCGCCGCGCCAGCTGCTGTCTCTACTACCGCTGCCCCGGCGCGGGACTGTGCGGGGACTGTGTCTTCGACCACGCCCCCCGAACGGGTTTGGAGGCGCGGCCCCCCGCTCCGTAA
- a CDS encoding DMT family transporter, whose product MSPLLLSVLLALVSAVAYAAAAIVQERVAASATGPRYAPLRSPAWWGSVLLNGVGATLHVAALAYGPLSLVQPLGALTIVFALPMAALFVGRRAGSRAWRGALMATVGLAGLLSLTTGAEARSLADGDRWLLAGCTFGVVAALFTAAHVVGRSVLRSVVLAAAAGVSFGIASVFTKAVAEEWTPGAPLAEWTGLLVLSALAVTGLLLSQASYRGAGLAAPLATVTVINPVVAAAVGLTLFGESFRYGTAGTVAALISGAVAAGGLVQLTLDRMAVPAGSPSASDPGRDPVSGPGAGSEGDPARPEVGQGVDVGAVPGTRPYLEVEVRSRAVAGRS is encoded by the coding sequence ATGAGTCCCCTCCTGCTGTCCGTCCTCCTGGCCCTGGTCTCGGCGGTCGCCTACGCGGCCGCGGCGATCGTGCAGGAACGGGTCGCGGCCTCCGCCACCGGTCCGCGCTACGCGCCGCTGCGCAGCCCCGCCTGGTGGGGGTCCGTCCTGCTCAACGGCGTCGGCGCGACCCTGCACGTCGCGGCCCTCGCGTACGGGCCGCTCAGCCTGGTCCAGCCGCTGGGTGCCCTCACGATCGTGTTCGCGCTGCCCATGGCGGCCCTCTTCGTCGGCCGCAGGGCCGGATCGCGGGCCTGGCGCGGCGCCCTGATGGCCACGGTGGGCCTGGCCGGGCTGCTCAGCCTCACGACCGGCGCCGAGGCGCGGTCCCTGGCCGACGGCGACCGCTGGCTGCTCGCGGGCTGCACGTTCGGCGTGGTGGCCGCGCTGTTCACGGCCGCGCACGTGGTGGGCAGGTCCGTGCTGCGCAGCGTCGTCCTGGCCGCCGCGGCGGGCGTCTCCTTCGGCATCGCCTCGGTCTTCACCAAGGCGGTGGCCGAGGAGTGGACGCCCGGCGCGCCGCTCGCCGAGTGGACCGGGCTGCTGGTGCTCTCGGCCCTCGCCGTGACCGGGCTGCTCCTCTCCCAGGCCTCCTACCGGGGCGCGGGACTCGCCGCGCCGCTGGCCACCGTCACGGTGATCAACCCGGTGGTCGCCGCCGCCGTGGGCCTGACCCTGTTCGGCGAGAGCTTCCGCTACGGCACGGCGGGCACCGTCGCCGCGCTGATCAGCGGCGCGGTGGCGGCGGGTGGCCTGGTCCAGCTCACGCTCGACCGAATGGCCGTCCCGGCCGGGTCGCCTTCGGCGTCAGATCCGGGGCGTGATCCGGTGTCCGGACCAGGAGCGGGGTCAGAGGGAGACCCCGCGCGCCCTGAGGTAGGCCAGGGGGTCGATGTCGGAGCCGTACCCGGGACCCGTCCGTACCTCGAAGTGGAGGTGCGGTCCCGAGCTGTTGCCGGTCGATCCTGA
- a CDS encoding transglycosylase family protein translates to MAVRGRHRRHQPSRINRASLTVTAGGAGMALPLIGAGAVQAASLDVWEKVAACESTSHWHINTGNGYFGGLQFSQSTWEAYGGRHYAPRADLASKDQQIVIAERVLKGQGPGAWPGCGPRAGLARGGEAPDITPGGKATTKASGGGNAARTASLPGQRVLPEQPARNVGPTAVPTVREMYTVTPGDSLSKIAREERVQGGWKRLYDTNRPVVGDDPDLIHPGQRLTLRIAAPQKPPTKAPPAPTKAPSATVPPAKPSAQAAVPRTRPVAQPPTKAAAKPVTRPVATSVTKPVTTPGSKPSARPESRPTTTPRTKPSTKPSGTPAAKPTTRPAAKETPKPRPKPAPRPASKPRPPAAEEKRYAAPVSADIGTRYGKPGSSWSSGYHTGVDFPVPTGTSVKAVAGGRIVSAGWGGAYGYQIVLRHDDGRYSQYAHLSALAVRDGQRVTAGQRIGRSGSTGNSSGPHLHFEVRTGPGYGSDIDPLAYLRARGVSL, encoded by the coding sequence ATGGCCGTACGCGGACGTCACCGCCGCCACCAGCCGAGCCGGATCAACCGTGCCTCGCTCACCGTCACCGCGGGAGGCGCCGGAATGGCGCTGCCGCTGATCGGCGCGGGGGCCGTGCAAGCCGCCTCGCTCGACGTCTGGGAGAAGGTCGCGGCCTGCGAGTCGACCTCCCACTGGCACATCAACACCGGCAACGGTTACTTCGGCGGACTGCAGTTCAGCCAGTCCACCTGGGAGGCCTACGGCGGCCGGCACTACGCACCGCGTGCCGACCTCGCCTCCAAGGACCAGCAGATCGTGATCGCCGAGCGCGTCCTGAAGGGCCAGGGGCCCGGCGCGTGGCCCGGCTGCGGCCCCCGCGCGGGCCTCGCACGGGGCGGGGAAGCGCCGGACATCACCCCCGGCGGCAAGGCGACGACGAAGGCGTCCGGCGGCGGTAACGCGGCCAGGACCGCCTCCCTGCCCGGGCAGCGCGTCTTACCCGAGCAGCCGGCCAGGAACGTCGGCCCGACCGCCGTCCCCACCGTCCGCGAGATGTACACGGTGACGCCCGGCGACTCCCTGTCGAAGATCGCCCGCGAGGAACGGGTCCAGGGCGGCTGGAAGCGCCTGTACGACACGAACCGCCCCGTCGTCGGTGACGACCCCGACCTCATCCACCCCGGCCAGCGCCTGACCCTGCGCATCGCCGCCCCGCAGAAGCCCCCGACGAAGGCCCCGCCGGCCCCGACGAAGGCCCCCTCGGCCACGGTGCCCCCGGCGAAACCCTCAGCACAGGCCGCCGTGCCCCGCACCCGGCCCGTCGCGCAGCCGCCGACGAAGGCGGCCGCGAAGCCCGTGACACGGCCTGTCGCCACGTCCGTGACCAAGCCCGTGACCACGCCGGGGTCGAAACCGTCCGCCCGGCCCGAGTCGCGTCCGACGACCACGCCCAGGACGAAGCCCAGCACCAAGCCGAGCGGCACACCCGCGGCGAAGCCCACGACCAGGCCCGCCGCGAAGGAGACGCCCAAGCCCCGGCCGAAGCCCGCTCCCCGGCCCGCCTCCAAGCCCCGGCCGCCCGCCGCGGAGGAGAAGCGCTACGCCGCCCCCGTCTCCGCGGACATCGGCACCCGCTACGGCAAGCCCGGCTCCTCCTGGTCCAGCGGCTACCACACCGGCGTCGACTTCCCCGTGCCCACCGGCACCTCCGTCAAGGCCGTGGCCGGGGGACGGATCGTCTCCGCCGGGTGGGGCGGCGCGTACGGCTACCAGATCGTCCTCCGCCACGACGACGGCCGCTACAGCCAGTACGCCCATCTCTCCGCGCTCGCCGTCCGCGACGGCCAGCGGGTCACCGCCGGCCAGCGCATCGGCCGCTCAGGATCGACCGGCAACAGCTCGGGACCGCACCTCCACTTCGAGGTACGGACGGGTCCCGGGTACGGCTCCGACATCGACCCCCTGGCCTACCTCAGGGCGCGCGGGGTCTCCCTCTGA
- a CDS encoding GNAT family N-acetyltransferase: MAEPKTRDDRANGRLEAFEGDTYVGVIVYFVLDAEPHALVAVHTVVEDGHEGKGIAGALVREFYAIAAGAGVPVVPLCPYAAKWAERHPDEAPVAPSEVVRAAKLQLKATPGLW; encoded by the coding sequence ATGGCCGAGCCGAAGACGCGTGACGACCGGGCGAACGGACGCCTTGAGGCGTTCGAGGGCGACACCTACGTCGGTGTGATCGTCTACTTCGTCCTGGACGCCGAGCCGCACGCGCTGGTCGCGGTGCATACCGTCGTCGAGGACGGCCATGAGGGGAAGGGCATCGCCGGAGCGCTCGTGCGCGAGTTCTACGCGATCGCCGCCGGTGCGGGCGTACCCGTCGTGCCGCTCTGTCCGTACGCCGCGAAGTGGGCCGAGCGCCACCCGGACGAGGCGCCGGTCGCCCCGTCCGAGGTGGTTCGCGCGGCGAAGCTCCAGCTGAAGGCCACGCCCGGCCTGTGGTGA
- the panD gene encoding aspartate 1-decarboxylase, protein MLRTMFKSKIHRATVTQADLHYVGSVTVDADLMEAADLLPGELVHIVDIDNGARLETYVIEGERGSGVIGINGAAAHLVHPGDLVILISYAQVEDAEARTFVPRVVHVDGGNRIVELGTDASAPVPGSDTVRAPHAVPESVPAPVRG, encoded by the coding sequence ATGCTTCGCACCATGTTCAAGTCCAAGATCCACCGGGCGACCGTCACCCAGGCGGACCTGCACTACGTCGGTTCGGTCACCGTCGACGCCGATCTGATGGAGGCGGCCGACCTGCTGCCCGGCGAACTCGTGCACATCGTCGACATCGACAACGGGGCCCGCCTGGAGACCTATGTCATCGAGGGCGAGCGCGGCTCCGGTGTCATCGGGATCAACGGCGCCGCCGCCCATCTGGTGCACCCCGGCGATCTGGTGATCCTCATCAGCTACGCGCAGGTCGAGGACGCGGAGGCCCGGACGTTCGTCCCGCGCGTCGTGCACGTCGACGGCGGCAACCGCATCGTGGAGCTGGGGACCGACGCGTCCGCGCCGGTTCCCGGGAGCGACACGGTGCGCGCCCCGCACGCCGTGCCCGAGTCCGTACCCGCGCCGGTGCGGGGCTGA
- a CDS encoding serine hydrolase domain-containing protein, with the protein MRTTSTRTLTTMAATITITCAALLSVAVPAHAAAPPRLDSLVDSAVADYLEDDRIPGAAVTVVAGGRTVLAKGYGVADVRSRTPVDPQHTGFFLGSLAKLFTAQAASQLVAEGEVDPKADVNDHLRGLTVPDTYPGRPVTLDQLLTHTAGFDSDLVGRNRIGANDVEPLAESLVTRRPPRVRAPGTIAAYDNYGYAIAGQLVADVSGRSFPDYVAEHILKPLGMAGSTFAQPQPAPIAAGLARGYRPGGTSGWTQDEGQYGAWSPTGPGAVSTAADMGRWMTGQLTDDTAANRLMQRVHYRQDPRMPGLGYGFEEWRRGGRTGWFKDGDIPGFHSNLLLVPGHDVGVFVVFNGDGTDGRASWDGKDLINRIVDALVPDEPASDVPDAATDPSLDSYIGSYRPARVSRTSLMAVEGLVARVTVRKDGKNGLHTTGLSLDPAQPEQSWLALGDGLFQERGGSRATLAFAKGGVLVSSAVPSTAYEKLAWRQSPALHRGLLGISTGMLVLAAIAFPTTALVRRLRGRTPHPPAARAARATASVTGLSVIAFTAALAVVVSDSNAMMEMVPLGSPLLSTVTTLGTALVPLALGVVAGAIAAWLRSWWNLTGRILFTVTAAAAVTMASMLLQYHLVGVPFAWLTK; encoded by the coding sequence ATGCGTACGACGTCGACACGGACCCTCACCACGATGGCCGCCACGATCACGATCACCTGCGCCGCGCTGCTCTCCGTCGCGGTCCCCGCTCACGCTGCCGCTCCGCCCCGCCTCGACTCCCTCGTCGACTCCGCCGTCGCCGACTACCTGGAGGACGACCGCATCCCCGGCGCAGCCGTCACCGTCGTGGCCGGCGGCCGGACCGTCCTGGCCAAGGGCTACGGCGTCGCCGACGTCCGCTCCCGGACGCCGGTCGACCCGCAGCACACCGGCTTCTTCCTCGGCTCACTCGCCAAGCTGTTCACGGCACAGGCCGCCTCCCAGCTCGTCGCCGAGGGGGAGGTCGACCCGAAGGCGGACGTCAACGACCACCTCCGTGGGCTCACCGTCCCCGACACGTACCCCGGACGCCCCGTCACACTGGACCAGCTCCTCACGCATACCGCGGGGTTCGACAGCGACCTCGTGGGCCGCAACAGAATCGGAGCGAACGACGTCGAACCGCTCGCCGAAAGCCTCGTGACGCGCCGCCCGCCCCGGGTCCGTGCTCCGGGCACGATCGCCGCCTACGACAACTACGGCTACGCGATCGCGGGCCAGCTCGTCGCAGATGTCTCCGGCCGGTCCTTCCCCGACTATGTCGCCGAGCACATTCTGAAGCCCCTGGGCATGGCTGGTTCCACTTTCGCCCAGCCGCAGCCGGCCCCGATCGCCGCCGGCCTCGCCCGCGGCTACCGACCCGGCGGTACGTCCGGCTGGACGCAGGACGAGGGCCAGTACGGCGCGTGGAGCCCGACCGGGCCCGGGGCGGTCAGCACCGCCGCCGACATGGGCCGCTGGATGACCGGGCAGCTCACCGACGACACAGCGGCGAACCGCCTCATGCAGCGGGTGCACTACCGGCAGGATCCCCGCATGCCCGGCCTGGGCTACGGATTCGAGGAGTGGCGACGCGGTGGGCGCACCGGCTGGTTCAAGGACGGCGACATCCCCGGCTTCCACTCCAACCTGCTGCTCGTCCCCGGCCACGACGTGGGCGTGTTCGTCGTCTTCAACGGCGACGGCACGGACGGACGTGCCTCCTGGGACGGCAAGGACCTGATCAACCGGATCGTGGACGCCCTCGTCCCGGACGAACCCGCATCCGACGTCCCGGACGCCGCGACGGATCCGTCCCTCGACTCCTACATCGGCTCCTACCGCCCGGCCCGGGTCAGCCGCACCAGCCTCATGGCCGTGGAGGGCCTGGTCGCGCGTGTCACTGTCCGGAAGGACGGCAAGAACGGCCTGCACACCACCGGGCTCTCCCTCGACCCCGCCCAGCCCGAACAGAGCTGGCTCGCGCTCGGCGACGGCCTGTTCCAAGAGCGCGGCGGAAGCCGCGCGACGCTCGCCTTCGCCAAGGGCGGCGTGCTCGTCTCGTCGGCGGTGCCTTCGACCGCCTACGAGAAGCTGGCATGGCGTCAGTCTCCGGCTCTGCACCGGGGATTGCTCGGCATCAGTACGGGCATGCTGGTACTCGCCGCGATCGCCTTTCCCACAACCGCCCTGGTACGGCGTCTCCGGGGCCGGACCCCGCATCCTCCCGCAGCGCGCGCCGCACGCGCTACGGCCTCGGTGACCGGGCTGAGCGTGATCGCGTTCACCGCCGCACTCGCCGTCGTCGTCTCGGACAGCAACGCGATGATGGAAATGGTGCCGTTGGGATCGCCCCTGCTGTCCACCGTGACGACGCTGGGTACGGCACTCGTGCCGTTGGCGCTGGGCGTGGTGGCGGGGGCGATCGCGGCCTGGCTCCGCAGTTGGTGGAACCTCACCGGCCGCATCCTGTTCACCGTCACCGCGGCGGCCGCGGTCACCATGGCGAGCATGTTGCTCCAGTACCACCTTGTGGGCGTCCCGTTCGCCTGGCTGACCAAGTGA
- a CDS encoding sensor histidine kinase, whose amino-acid sequence MNGWGWAFRRGRRIGAGGSRPGILETEGPPGEPAGGPAREDHASGSGPFTDADTDAGPTPAVVSVILVVVILGFSFEPGVVLPRPAAVPMLLLQLATCLPSTRRLRGAWTLAAQILLTSWSGLPGFLGASVLLVVERPARWALFTVVVLAAGPLAPGDGSIHSVLNGIGNALAHGLIIYALTRLTELYTELHVTRGALAEALVTAERERAGRTLDAVLGTALTEITRLAGQGTRAARELVTVARAATERVRTAPPAQSADVADIPQGALAPRLVWPIVVATHVEYLVVGTAFLLGTGVPGGRVVVYAAALGVVVGLQAYHSLPRPPGVRPSYVAWTLGVQLTLALGMLAAPDGPYPQLVGFAAASVLIVLPGRTARPAAGALIALAAIAMLLRPDGPGARGTVLLLLDIGVIASVFYGLALLTGLVHQVREARGALAALAVARERRRIARDVHDLLGYGLSAIALKGELAVRDPDRERADRHLVDAAALADRALTDLRAIPGEDPEITLAEEVASARKILAAAGVAVQVRGEADEVDGASEALFATVLREAVTNVLRHAAGARRCEVDLGPGLLRVADDGRAVPPPPRGEGDHAGTGGNGLRNLRERAAALGGILEAGPAPDGRGYVLTVRLESAPVSILV is encoded by the coding sequence ATGAACGGGTGGGGCTGGGCATTTCGGCGCGGGCGGAGAATCGGGGCCGGAGGCAGCAGGCCGGGAATCCTGGAGACCGAGGGCCCGCCGGGCGAGCCGGCCGGTGGCCCGGCCCGGGAGGACCACGCCTCGGGATCCGGCCCTTTCACCGATGCAGATACCGACGCCGGTCCGACGCCGGCGGTCGTATCGGTGATCCTCGTCGTCGTCATTCTCGGCTTCTCCTTCGAGCCCGGTGTCGTCCTGCCACGCCCGGCCGCCGTACCGATGCTGCTGCTCCAGTTGGCCACCTGTCTGCCTTCGACGCGGCGGCTGCGCGGGGCCTGGACCCTCGCCGCGCAGATCCTTCTCACGTCCTGGTCCGGGCTGCCCGGATTCCTCGGCGCCTCAGTGCTGCTGGTCGTCGAACGGCCCGCCCGATGGGCTCTGTTCACGGTCGTCGTGCTGGCGGCGGGGCCGCTCGCACCCGGCGACGGCAGTATCCATTCCGTCCTCAACGGCATCGGCAACGCCCTCGCCCACGGATTGATCATCTATGCGCTGACCCGGCTCACCGAGCTCTACACCGAACTCCACGTCACCCGTGGTGCACTGGCGGAGGCCCTGGTCACAGCCGAGCGGGAGCGCGCCGGCCGCACCCTGGACGCGGTGCTGGGAACGGCCCTGACGGAGATCACCCGGCTGGCCGGGCAGGGTACGCGGGCGGCGCGGGAACTCGTGACGGTCGCGCGGGCGGCGACGGAGCGCGTGCGCACCGCTCCGCCGGCGCAGTCGGCCGACGTGGCCGACATCCCTCAAGGTGCCCTTGCACCCCGGCTCGTGTGGCCCATCGTGGTCGCCACCCACGTCGAGTACCTGGTCGTGGGCACTGCGTTCCTGCTCGGTACCGGGGTGCCGGGCGGGCGGGTCGTCGTGTACGCGGCCGCATTGGGGGTTGTGGTCGGACTGCAGGCGTACCACTCCCTCCCGCGTCCGCCGGGTGTGCGTCCCTCGTACGTCGCGTGGACACTGGGCGTGCAGCTCACCCTCGCCCTGGGCATGCTGGCCGCTCCGGACGGGCCGTACCCTCAGCTGGTGGGTTTCGCGGCCGCCTCGGTGCTGATCGTCCTCCCAGGGCGTACCGCCCGGCCGGCGGCCGGGGCGCTGATCGCACTGGCAGCGATCGCCATGCTGCTGCGGCCGGACGGGCCCGGGGCTCGTGGCACCGTTCTCCTCCTGCTGGACATCGGGGTGATCGCTTCCGTCTTCTACGGCCTTGCCCTGCTCACCGGCCTTGTCCACCAGGTGCGGGAGGCCCGCGGAGCACTGGCAGCGCTGGCCGTGGCGCGAGAGCGCCGGCGTATCGCCCGGGATGTCCACGACCTCCTGGGCTACGGGCTGTCGGCGATTGCCCTCAAAGGCGAGCTGGCGGTCCGCGACCCTGACCGGGAGCGGGCCGATCGGCATCTCGTCGATGCGGCGGCGCTGGCGGACCGGGCTCTGACGGACCTTCGGGCGATCCCGGGGGAAGACCCGGAGATCACTCTGGCCGAGGAAGTGGCCTCCGCTCGGAAGATACTGGCCGCCGCGGGCGTCGCCGTGCAGGTACGGGGCGAGGCGGACGAGGTGGACGGGGCGTCGGAGGCACTGTTCGCCACGGTGTTGCGGGAGGCTGTGACGAACGTGCTGCGGCACGCGGCGGGAGCTCGCCGGTGCGAGGTGGACCTCGGCCCGGGGCTGCTGCGGGTGGCGGACGACGGCCGTGCGGTTCCCCCGCCGCCACGAGGGGAAGGCGACCACGCGGGTACCGGCGGCAACGGGCTGAGGAATCTTCGTGAGCGCGCGGCCGCACTCGGCGGGATCCTGGAGGCCGGGCCCGCCCCGGACGGCCGCGGCTACGTCCTGACCGTCCGTCTGGAATCCGCTCCCGTCTCCATCCTCGTATGA
- a CDS encoding response regulator transcription factor, which produces MIRILLAEDMHMIRGALAALLGLEPDMEVVAEVARGDAVVPAALAHRPTVAVLDLDMPGADGLSAARDLGAALPDCRILILTALGRPEALRSALAARVGGFMLKDAQPAQLAAAIRGVAAGEHVIDPRLAAAALTAKESPLTPRETDVLRWAATGAELDEIARELHLSQGTVRNYLGAAVTKLDARNRLDAVRIAREHGWLG; this is translated from the coding sequence GTGATCCGCATCTTGCTGGCCGAGGACATGCACATGATCCGTGGGGCGCTGGCCGCCCTGCTGGGTCTGGAGCCTGACATGGAGGTCGTCGCCGAGGTGGCCCGCGGGGATGCCGTCGTCCCCGCCGCCCTCGCCCACCGCCCTACTGTTGCGGTGCTCGACCTGGACATGCCCGGCGCCGACGGACTCTCCGCCGCCCGCGACCTCGGGGCCGCGCTTCCCGACTGCCGGATCCTGATCCTCACTGCGTTGGGCCGGCCCGAGGCCCTGAGGTCGGCACTCGCCGCCCGGGTGGGCGGGTTCATGCTCAAGGACGCCCAGCCGGCTCAGCTCGCCGCCGCGATCCGCGGCGTGGCCGCGGGGGAGCATGTCATCGATCCGCGATTGGCCGCCGCAGCGCTCACCGCCAAGGAGAGCCCGCTCACCCCACGCGAAACCGACGTGCTGCGGTGGGCCGCCACTGGCGCCGAGCTCGACGAGATCGCTCGCGAGTTGCACCTCTCGCAGGGCACCGTACGAAACTATCTTGGTGCGGCCGTCACCAAGCTCGATGCCCGCAACCGGCTCGACGCGGTGCGGATCGCCCGGGAGCACGGCTGGTTGGGGTGA
- a CDS encoding MarR family winged helix-turn-helix transcriptional regulator produces MSRRDAAHDASDAIGSALYGLATRAVRRLPRDMSLTSAATLATLDKTGPRRITDLAVAEGVTQPAMTVLVRVMEESGLVERKGDPSDKRVTLVCLTEAGASYVRTRRQAGVDAYARLIDELTGAEVEALAAALPALLHLAELESHAREGSDR; encoded by the coding sequence ATGAGTCGCCGAGACGCCGCGCACGACGCTTCCGATGCCATCGGGTCAGCCCTCTACGGTCTGGCCACCAGGGCCGTGAGACGCCTTCCCCGCGACATGAGCCTGACGTCCGCCGCCACCTTGGCCACCCTGGACAAGACCGGCCCGCGACGGATCACCGATCTGGCGGTGGCAGAGGGCGTCACCCAGCCCGCGATGACCGTCCTGGTCCGGGTGATGGAGGAATCCGGGCTGGTCGAGCGGAAGGGCGATCCGTCCGACAAGCGGGTCACGCTGGTGTGCCTGACCGAGGCCGGCGCGTCGTACGTCCGGACGCGACGCCAGGCGGGCGTCGACGCGTACGCGCGGTTGATCGACGAACTCACAGGTGCCGAGGTCGAGGCCTTGGCAGCAGCCCTTCCGGCGCTGCTGCATCTGGCGGAGCTCGAAAGCCACGCCCGAGAGGGGTCGGACCGGTGA